A window from Poecile atricapillus isolate bPoeAtr1 chromosome 39, bPoeAtr1.hap1, whole genome shotgun sequence encodes these proteins:
- the LOC131591305 gene encoding CD209 antigen-like protein E: MSELYRMPAARAAPPKKVYIQEEPPSCSQGPATSQRPQVDPAWKIPEWNPNDWAPRWSVVSVAVLLALSCLLWVILHGVSIRNQEEIREELELLRGNSGNWDLAWQELLQVRWHQMELARITDLLCETINNSIKCPAGWQFHENICYFFSEISQSWGKAQNSCAAFSAHLVVVSSEDEQLFLVRNIQRNNSYWMGVMNEQHEGQWTWITGETPSFGFWDVWSEDPDKEHKDCGAMKSNGRWIGEHCSKSNRWICEKSSGCSSSPFPPIPEKSAPAL, from the exons ATGTCAGAACTGTACCGGATGCcggcagccagagctgccccacCAAAGAAAG TTTACATCCAGGAGGAGCCTCCGAGCTGTTCCCAAGGCCCTGCCACATCCCAGAGGCCTCAGGTGGATCCGGCGTGGAAAATTCCGGAATGGAATCCCAATGATTGGGCCCCTCGTTGGTCAGTGGTCAGCGTGGCCGTGCTGCTGGCCCtgagctgcctgctctgggtCATCCTGCATGGGGTATCCATCAGAAACC AGGAGGAAATacgggaggagctggagctgctgcgggGGAACTCGGGGAACTGGGATCTGG cctggcaggagctgctgcaggtccGGTGGCACCAGATGGAGCTGGCCAGGATCACCG ACCTGCTCTGCGAGACCATCAACAACTCCATCAAGTGCCCGGCCGGGTGGCAATTTCACGAGAACATCTGTTACTTCTTCTCGGAGatttcccagagctggggcaagGCCCAGAACTCCTGCGCCGCCTTCAGCGCCCACCTGGTCGTGGTCAGCTCTGAGGATGAGCAG TTGTTTCTGGTACGAAACATCCAAAGGAACAACTCTTACTGGATGGGGGTGATGAATGAGCAGCACGAAGGGCAATGGACTTGGATCACCGGTGAAACTCCAAGTTTCGG atttTGGGATGTGTGGTCTGAGGACccggacaaggagcacaaggATTGTGGAGCCATGAAATCCAACGGCCGTTGGATCGGGGAGCACTGCTCCAAATCCAACCGCTGGATCTGTGAGAAATCCTCGGGTTGCAGTTCCTcaccttttccccccattcctGAAAAATCTGCACCAGCTCTCTGA